From Streptomyces sp. NBC_01460, a single genomic window includes:
- a CDS encoding PmoA family protein yields the protein MTKALELVHHHGRHLSVTAAESGVELLRYVYRAEDPWEAPKPYIHPLRTLSGRVVTGYRPNDHRWHKGLQMTASHLSGANLWGGNSYVHGEGYLALPERVGSMAHTGFDEVSAHDDGVRFTERLTWHPHSGALWAEETRRIEVHDVDGANGSWALTWSSAITNRRAEPLRFGSPTTHGRPAAGYTGLFWRGPRAFRDGRIVAPHAEGPELMGQQAPWLAYGGEHDETDGHATLVFVHAPENDHAGANGEHPAHWFVRNTSFAAVAPSLAFHDELVLDPGATLTRRYRVVVADGAWERDRIAAVVGGLSW from the coding sequence ATGACGAAGGCCCTGGAGCTCGTCCACCACCACGGCCGGCACCTCTCGGTGACCGCCGCGGAGAGTGGGGTGGAGCTGCTTCGCTACGTGTACCGGGCCGAGGACCCGTGGGAGGCGCCGAAGCCGTACATCCATCCCCTGCGCACCCTGTCCGGCCGGGTCGTGACCGGATACCGGCCCAACGACCACCGCTGGCACAAGGGTCTGCAGATGACCGCCTCGCACCTGTCGGGCGCGAACCTGTGGGGCGGCAACAGCTATGTGCACGGTGAGGGGTACCTCGCACTGCCCGAACGCGTGGGTTCCATGGCACACACGGGGTTCGACGAGGTGTCGGCGCACGACGACGGCGTCCGCTTCACGGAGCGGCTGACCTGGCATCCGCACAGCGGCGCCCTCTGGGCCGAGGAGACGCGGCGCATCGAGGTCCACGACGTCGACGGGGCGAACGGCAGCTGGGCGCTGACCTGGTCGTCCGCGATCACCAACCGCCGTGCGGAGCCGCTGCGGTTCGGCAGCCCGACGACGCACGGCCGCCCCGCGGCGGGGTACACCGGACTGTTCTGGCGAGGGCCGCGCGCCTTCCGGGACGGGCGGATCGTCGCACCGCACGCGGAGGGGCCGGAGCTGATGGGGCAGCAGGCACCCTGGCTCGCGTACGGCGGGGAGCACGACGAGACGGACGGGCACGCGACGCTCGTCTTCGTCCACGCCCCCGAGAACGACCACGCCGGGGCGAACGGCGAGCATCCGGCGCACTGGTTCGTGCGTAATACGTCCTTCGCGGCCGTCGCCCCGTCGCTCGCCTTCCACGACGAGCTGGTGCTCGACCCGGGCGCGACGCTGACGCGGCGCTACCGGGTGGTGGTGGCGGACGGTGCGTGGGAACGCGACCGGATCGCGGCCGTGGTCGGCGGACTCTCCTGGTAG
- a CDS encoding Gfo/Idh/MocA family protein, with protein MFVTTSNPSHREQPVRVAIVGTGAIARGSHLPALTALAAGRPLEIVAAVDVDAASVDAFCAEAGIARPYTDLDRMLAEQRPDLVTLATPPRFHRDQTVAALRAGAWVWCEKPPCPSLEDFDAIEAAECSRDDGPYAAIVFQHRFGSGARHVRELLAGQAMGRPLVAHCQTTWYRDEAYYSVPWRGSWSSEGGGPAMGHGIHQMDLLLDLLGPWAEIRAMAGRLVHDVETEDVSTALVRFENGTMATVVNSVLSPDEVSRIRIDCERATVELTHLYGHRNADWRITPAPGVTPEEADAWRDFGPDVPSSHEAQLEGLLDDLRAGRRPRSSGADGRKSLELVAALYKAAFNGGTVRAGEIVPGDPYYSALHGNAPGWAPEPFGSATEVPA; from the coding sequence GTGTTTGTCACGACCAGCAATCCTTCGCACCGGGAGCAGCCGGTGCGGGTCGCGATCGTCGGCACGGGTGCGATCGCGCGCGGCAGCCATCTGCCCGCGCTGACCGCACTCGCCGCCGGCCGGCCCCTGGAGATCGTCGCCGCGGTCGATGTCGACGCGGCCTCCGTCGACGCGTTCTGCGCCGAGGCGGGCATCGCCCGCCCGTACACCGACCTCGACCGGATGCTCGCCGAGCAGCGCCCGGACCTGGTCACGCTCGCCACCCCGCCCCGGTTCCACCGCGACCAGACCGTGGCCGCGCTGCGCGCCGGGGCGTGGGTGTGGTGCGAGAAGCCGCCCTGCCCGTCCCTGGAGGACTTCGACGCGATCGAGGCGGCCGAATGCTCCCGGGACGACGGTCCGTACGCGGCGATCGTGTTCCAGCACCGCTTCGGCTCGGGAGCCCGGCACGTCCGGGAACTGCTCGCCGGACAAGCCATGGGCAGGCCGCTGGTGGCCCACTGCCAGACCACCTGGTACCGCGACGAGGCGTACTACTCCGTTCCCTGGCGCGGCAGTTGGAGCAGCGAGGGCGGCGGGCCCGCGATGGGGCACGGCATCCACCAGATGGACCTGCTCCTCGATCTGCTGGGGCCGTGGGCGGAGATCAGGGCGATGGCCGGGCGCCTGGTGCACGACGTGGAGACGGAGGACGTGTCCACGGCGCTCGTCCGCTTCGAGAACGGCACGATGGCCACCGTGGTGAACAGCGTGCTCAGCCCGGACGAGGTCAGCCGGATACGGATCGACTGCGAACGCGCCACGGTCGAGCTCACGCACCTGTACGGGCACCGCAACGCGGACTGGCGGATCACACCGGCCCCCGGGGTCACGCCGGAGGAGGCGGACGCCTGGCGGGACTTCGGCCCCGATGTGCCCAGCTCGCACGAGGCACAGCTGGAGGGTCTGCTGGATGACCTGCGGGCAGGACGGCGTCCACGGAGCAGCGGTGCGGACGGCCGCAAAAGCCTGGAACTGGTCGCAGCACTCTACAAGGCGGCCTTCAACGGGGGCACTGTACGGGCGGGCGAGATCGTCCCCGGCGATCCGTACTACAGCGCGCTGCACGGAAACGCCCCTGGCTGGGCGCCCGAGCCCTTCGGGAGCGCGACGGAGGTCCCCGCATGA
- a CDS encoding acetylxylan esterase: MALFDMPLDELHAHRSRSVEPEDFDAFWSATLDEARTHDLDARFERCADTGLVTVDVFDVTFSGFGGHPVKGWFVVPAGATEPLPVVVEFIGYGGGRSLPHAHLLWASAGMAHFVMDTRGQGSGWAPGDTADPVGSGPSLAGFMTQGIEDPATYYFRRVITDAVRAVAAARSHPLADASRTAVFGASQGGGLALAAAGLIPDLTAVVADVPFLCDFPRATRITDRKPYREIGDYLKTHRGRAEQVNRTLAYFDGVHFAARGRAPALFSVALEDLTCPPSTVFAAYNAYAHAEKEIEVYDFNDHEGGGPFQHALQLRRLPQMLKA; encoded by the coding sequence ATGGCCCTGTTCGACATGCCCCTCGACGAACTGCACGCCCACCGCAGCCGGTCGGTCGAGCCGGAGGACTTCGACGCGTTCTGGTCGGCCACGCTCGACGAGGCCCGAACCCACGACCTGGACGCCCGGTTCGAGCGGTGCGCCGATACCGGGCTCGTCACCGTCGACGTCTTCGACGTGACGTTCTCCGGCTTCGGCGGCCACCCCGTCAAGGGCTGGTTCGTCGTACCGGCCGGAGCGACCGAACCTCTCCCGGTGGTCGTGGAGTTCATCGGGTACGGCGGCGGCCGGAGCCTGCCCCACGCACACCTGCTCTGGGCCTCGGCGGGCATGGCCCACTTCGTGATGGACACCCGGGGCCAGGGCAGCGGCTGGGCACCGGGCGACACCGCCGACCCCGTCGGCTCCGGGCCCTCCCTGGCCGGGTTCATGACCCAGGGCATCGAGGACCCCGCGACGTACTACTTCCGGAGGGTGATCACCGACGCCGTGCGCGCGGTGGCTGCGGCCCGCTCTCACCCGCTGGCCGACGCGTCCCGCACGGCGGTGTTCGGCGCGAGCCAGGGCGGCGGTCTCGCCCTCGCGGCCGCCGGGCTGATTCCGGACCTGACGGCGGTCGTGGCGGACGTACCGTTCCTCTGCGACTTCCCCCGGGCGACCCGGATCACCGACCGCAAGCCGTACCGCGAGATCGGCGACTACCTCAAGACGCACCGGGGCCGGGCCGAGCAGGTCAACCGGACACTCGCCTACTTCGACGGGGTCCACTTCGCCGCGCGCGGCCGGGCACCCGCACTCTTCTCCGTCGCCCTGGAGGACCTCACCTGCCCGCCGTCGACGGTGTTCGCCGCCTACAACGCGTACGCGCACGCCGAGAAGGAGATCGAGGTCTACGACTTCAACGACCACGAGGGCGGCGGCCCGTTCCAGCACGCGCTGCAGCTCAGGCGGCTGCCGCAGATGCTGAAGGCCTGA
- a CDS encoding DUF2087 domain-containing protein codes for MPDTEPRGSHQVAALFSGGRLTAIPRKPARRQQLLEHLARTLFEQDRAYTEREVDEALLTVHADYSALRRYLVVAGLLERPGGGSVNRRGR; via the coding sequence ATGCCCGATACGGAACCTCGTGGTTCGCACCAGGTGGCCGCGCTGTTCTCAGGCGGGCGTCTCACGGCGATTCCCCGCAAGCCCGCCCGCCGTCAGCAGCTCTTGGAGCATCTCGCGCGGACGCTCTTCGAGCAGGACCGTGCCTACACCGAACGCGAGGTCGACGAAGCCCTGCTCACCGTGCACGCGGACTACTCGGCCCTGCGCCGCTACCTCGTGGTGGCAGGCCTTCTGGAACGCCCCGGAGGCGGCAGTGTCAACCGGCGCGGTCGGTAG
- a CDS encoding aldo/keto reductase, producing MPTVPTVTLNDGVTIPQLGFGVFQVPDDETTTAVAAALEAGYRSIDTAAVYGNEAGVGRALAESGLAREELFVTTKLWNADQGYDATLAAFDASLAKLGLDHVDLYLIHWPTPARDLYADTWCALEKLRADGRIRAAGVSNFQPAHLRRLRQESSLVPAVNQVELHPGLQQSELRAAHAEYGIATEAWSPLAQGALLDEQLLVSLAERHGKSPAQVVLRWHLQLGNIVIPKSVTPARIRQNIDVFDFALSPADMDAIAGLDRGMRTGPDPDTLN from the coding sequence ATGCCCACGGTCCCCACCGTCACGCTCAACGACGGCGTCACGATCCCGCAGCTCGGATTCGGCGTCTTCCAGGTCCCCGACGACGAGACCACCACCGCGGTCGCCGCCGCACTGGAGGCGGGCTACCGCTCCATCGACACGGCCGCCGTCTACGGCAACGAGGCGGGCGTGGGCCGGGCGCTCGCCGAGTCCGGGCTCGCCCGCGAGGAACTGTTCGTCACGACGAAGCTCTGGAACGCTGACCAGGGGTACGACGCCACGCTCGCCGCCTTCGACGCCAGCCTCGCCAAGCTCGGCCTCGACCACGTCGACCTCTACCTCATCCACTGGCCCACCCCCGCCCGCGACCTCTACGCCGACACCTGGTGCGCCCTGGAGAAGCTGCGGGCCGACGGCCGGATCAGGGCCGCCGGTGTCTCCAACTTCCAGCCCGCGCACCTGCGCCGCCTGCGACAGGAGAGCTCACTCGTCCCCGCGGTCAACCAGGTCGAACTGCACCCCGGGCTCCAGCAGAGCGAGCTGCGCGCCGCGCACGCGGAGTACGGCATCGCGACCGAGGCCTGGAGCCCGCTGGCGCAGGGTGCCCTGCTGGACGAACAGCTCCTGGTCTCCCTCGCCGAGCGCCACGGAAAGTCCCCGGCCCAGGTGGTGCTGCGCTGGCACCTCCAGCTCGGGAACATCGTGATCCCCAAGTCCGTCACACCGGCGCGGATCCGACAGAACATCGACGTCTTCGACTTCGCGCTCTCGCCGGCCGACATGGACGCGATCGCGGGCCTGGACCGCGGCATGCGCACGGGCCCGGACCCCGACACCCTCAACTGA
- a CDS encoding alpha/beta fold hydrolase: MNSYRQPGIVLTDRRFTVPLDHDEPGGETIEIFGREAVASGRESERLPWLVYLEGGPGFGARRFVGTEAWLGRAVREFRVLLLDQRGTGLSTPANRQTLPLRGGPREQADYLAHFRSDSIVRDCELIRPRLTGGAPWTVLGQSFGGFCAVRYLSAAPEGLEAVLITGGLPSLDAHADDVYRAGYPRIERKVAAHYARYPQDVARARAITAYLAEHRPDSAGHTLTPEGFQSLGIMLGTGNGSHQLHYLLENAFVTGPHGAELSDAFQEAMRTATSFAGHPLYALMHEPIYGQGARPTDWSAERVRAEFPQFDAVAALAGDGPVLFTGESIHPWHFDVDPALRPLRATAELLAARTDWPVLYDAERLAANEVPVAAAVYHDDMYVDTGHSLRTASSIRGLRTWVTSEYEHDGVRAGGSRVLDRLLALVRGESDR, encoded by the coding sequence TTGAACAGCTACCGCCAGCCCGGCATCGTCCTCACCGACCGACGGTTCACGGTCCCCCTCGACCACGACGAGCCGGGCGGCGAGACGATCGAGATCTTCGGCCGCGAAGCCGTGGCGAGCGGGAGGGAGTCCGAGCGGCTCCCGTGGCTGGTCTATCTGGAGGGCGGCCCCGGCTTCGGCGCCCGCCGCTTCGTCGGCACCGAGGCCTGGCTGGGCCGCGCGGTGCGGGAGTTCCGTGTGCTGCTCCTGGACCAGCGCGGCACGGGTCTGTCCACCCCGGCCAACCGGCAGACCCTGCCGCTCCGCGGCGGCCCGCGTGAGCAGGCCGACTACCTGGCCCACTTCCGCTCCGACAGCATCGTCCGGGACTGCGAACTGATCCGCCCCCGCCTGACCGGCGGCGCACCGTGGACGGTCCTGGGGCAGTCCTTCGGTGGGTTCTGCGCCGTCCGCTACCTGTCCGCGGCCCCGGAGGGGCTCGAAGCCGTCCTGATCACCGGAGGCCTGCCCTCCCTGGACGCACACGCCGACGACGTCTACCGGGCCGGCTATCCGCGGATCGAGCGGAAGGTCGCGGCACACTACGCCCGCTACCCGCAGGACGTCGCCCGGGCCCGCGCCATCACGGCGTACCTCGCCGAGCACCGTCCGGACAGCGCGGGCCACACGCTGACGCCCGAGGGCTTCCAGTCCCTCGGCATCATGCTGGGCACCGGGAACGGCAGCCACCAACTGCACTACCTGCTGGAGAACGCGTTCGTGACGGGGCCGCACGGTGCCGAGCTCTCCGACGCCTTCCAGGAGGCCATGCGCACCGCCACCTCGTTCGCGGGCCATCCGCTGTACGCCCTGATGCACGAGCCGATCTACGGCCAGGGCGCCCGGCCCACCGACTGGTCGGCCGAGCGCGTCCGCGCCGAGTTCCCGCAGTTCGACGCGGTCGCCGCGCTGGCGGGCGACGGTCCCGTGCTCTTCACCGGGGAGAGCATCCACCCCTGGCACTTCGACGTCGATCCCGCGCTGCGCCCTCTGCGCGCGACGGCGGAGCTGCTCGCCGCCCGGACCGACTGGCCCGTCCTGTACGACGCCGAGCGGCTCGCGGCCAACGAGGTGCCGGTGGCCGCCGCCGTCTACCACGACGACATGTACGTGGACACCGGCCACTCGCTGCGGACCGCGTCCTCGATCCGCGGGCTGCGCACCTGGGTGACCAGCGAGTACGAGCACGACGGTGTGCGCGCGGGCGGTTCCCGCGTACTGGACCGGCTGCTCGCCCTCGTGCGGGGCGAGAGCGACCGCTGA
- a CDS encoding rhodanese-like domain-containing protein yields the protein MISPASLSPSEAAARLEEFTVIDVRAPGEYASGHVPGALNVPLDRLPEAVPALKSASARGSLLVVCASGVRSTRACEILADADIDAAALTGGTSAWEGDGHGLDRPSGARATWPMERQVRLAAGSLVVAGLVAGRRIPAARWLSAGIGAGLVYSAVSDTCGMAAVLAKLPYNRAPRSAAGLDATLDAIQG from the coding sequence GTGATCAGCCCCGCCTCCCTCTCCCCCTCCGAGGCCGCAGCCCGCCTGGAGGAGTTCACCGTCATCGACGTGCGGGCCCCCGGCGAGTACGCGTCCGGGCACGTACCCGGCGCCCTGAACGTTCCGCTGGACCGGCTCCCCGAGGCGGTGCCCGCCCTGAAGTCGGCCTCCGCCCGCGGCTCACTGCTGGTGGTGTGCGCCTCCGGCGTACGGTCCACCCGGGCCTGCGAGATCCTCGCCGACGCCGACATCGACGCGGCCGCCCTGACCGGCGGGACCTCCGCCTGGGAGGGCGACGGGCACGGACTGGACCGCCCGTCGGGCGCCCGGGCGACCTGGCCGATGGAGCGCCAGGTGCGCCTCGCGGCCGGTTCCCTGGTCGTGGCCGGCCTGGTGGCGGGCCGGCGCATCCCGGCGGCGCGGTGGCTGTCGGCCGGCATCGGCGCCGGACTCGTCTACTCCGCGGTGAGCGACACCTGCGGCATGGCGGCCGTCCTCGCGAAGCTCCCGTACAACCGCGCGCCCCGGTCGGCGGCCGGCCTGGACGCCACACTGGACGCCATCCAGGGCTGA
- a CDS encoding PIG-L deacetylase family protein has translation MTEQLEPMPTDWHRALAVVAHPDDLEYGCAAAVAGWTDGGREITYLMASRGEAGIDTIAPAECAPLREREQRASAAVVGVKTVEFLSHPDGVIEYGTALRRDIAAAIRRYRPELLITLNHRDTWGGVAWNTPDHLAVGRATLDAAGDAGNRWIFPELGEQGLEPWDGVRWVAVAGTDRPTHAVDAEPGFERSVQSLLAHRTYIEVLTDEDPEAYCRTFLSDLNAAAAERFGGRPAVLFEVFPR, from the coding sequence ATGACTGAGCAGCTCGAACCCATGCCCACCGACTGGCACCGGGCGCTGGCGGTGGTCGCCCACCCCGACGACCTGGAGTACGGCTGCGCCGCCGCCGTGGCCGGCTGGACGGACGGGGGGCGCGAGATCACCTACCTCATGGCGAGCCGCGGCGAGGCCGGTATCGACACGATCGCCCCCGCCGAGTGCGCTCCGCTGCGCGAGCGGGAGCAGCGGGCGAGCGCCGCCGTCGTCGGCGTCAAGACGGTGGAGTTCCTCAGCCACCCTGACGGCGTCATCGAGTACGGCACGGCCCTGCGCCGGGACATCGCCGCCGCCATCCGCCGCTACAGGCCCGAGCTGCTCATCACCCTCAACCACCGTGACACCTGGGGCGGCGTCGCCTGGAACACCCCCGACCACCTCGCGGTCGGCAGGGCGACCCTGGACGCCGCCGGTGACGCGGGGAACCGCTGGATCTTCCCGGAGCTGGGCGAGCAGGGCCTCGAGCCGTGGGACGGGGTGCGGTGGGTCGCCGTCGCGGGCACCGACCGGCCCACCCACGCCGTCGACGCGGAACCCGGATTCGAGCGCTCCGTGCAGTCGCTGCTGGCCCACCGCACGTACATCGAGGTGCTGACGGACGAGGACCCCGAGGCGTACTGCCGCACGTTCCTCTCGGATCTCAACGCCGCGGCGGCCGAGCGCTTCGGCGGACGCCCGGCGGTCCTCTTCGAGGTCTTTCCCCGCTGA
- a CDS encoding helix-turn-helix domain-containing protein gives MKEQNQDDPELDAVLTGVGPRLRRLRKDRGVTLAALSEATGISVSTLSRLESGGRRPSLELLLPIARAHEVPLDDLVGAPPVGDPRVKAKPIVHGTKTSLPLTARPGGLQAYKVIQEAPCTEGPEQRTHEGYEWLYVLNGRLRLKLADHDLVLAPGEAAEFDTRLPHWFGPAGDEPVEFLSLFGPQGERMHVRARPKRS, from the coding sequence ATGAAGGAACAGAACCAGGACGACCCGGAGCTCGACGCCGTACTCACCGGGGTCGGCCCGCGGCTGCGCCGCCTGCGCAAGGACCGGGGCGTGACGCTCGCCGCACTGTCCGAGGCCACCGGTATCTCCGTCTCCACCCTCTCCCGCCTCGAATCGGGCGGGCGGCGCCCCAGCCTGGAACTGCTGCTCCCGATCGCCCGGGCGCACGAGGTGCCGCTCGACGATCTCGTCGGCGCGCCACCGGTCGGTGATCCGCGCGTCAAGGCGAAGCCGATCGTCCACGGGACGAAGACCTCCCTGCCCCTCACCGCCCGGCCGGGTGGTCTCCAGGCGTACAAGGTCATCCAGGAGGCCCCCTGTACGGAGGGGCCCGAGCAGCGCACCCATGAGGGGTACGAGTGGCTGTACGTCCTCAACGGCCGGCTGCGCCTCAAGCTCGCCGACCACGACCTGGTCCTGGCCCCCGGTGAGGCCGCCGAGTTCGACACCCGCCTGCCGCACTGGTTCGGCCCTGCGGGCGACGAGCCGGTCGAATTCCTCAGCCTGTTCGGGCCGCAGGGGGAGCGCATGCATGTGAGGGCCAGGCCGAAACGGTCGTGA
- a CDS encoding NADPH:quinone oxidoreductase family protein, translating into MQAWRVHRNGEPGEVMELEETDRPTPGDGQVLLKVRAANINFPDALLCRGQYQVRPPLPFTPGVEICGETEDGRRVLATPALPQGGFAEYVVAEEAALLPAPDTLDDAEAAALHIGYQTGWFGLHRRAHLQAGETLLVHAAAGGVGSAAVQLGKAAGATVIGVVGGPDKAAIARELGCDLVIDRRSEDIVAAVKEATGGRGADVVYDPVGGDAYAKSVKCIAFEGRVVVVGFASGTIPAPGLNHALVKNYSIAGLHWGLYNTKDPAAVRACHDELTKLAAQGVIKPLISERVPMADAARAVQRVADGTSTGRIVVLPSGGTR; encoded by the coding sequence ATGCAGGCATGGCGAGTGCACCGGAACGGCGAGCCGGGCGAGGTGATGGAGCTCGAGGAGACGGACCGGCCGACGCCCGGGGACGGGCAGGTGCTGCTGAAGGTACGCGCCGCGAACATCAACTTCCCCGACGCGCTGCTCTGCCGCGGCCAGTACCAGGTGAGGCCCCCGCTGCCGTTCACCCCCGGTGTGGAGATCTGCGGCGAGACGGAGGACGGCCGCCGGGTGCTCGCCACCCCCGCACTCCCGCAGGGCGGATTCGCCGAGTACGTCGTCGCGGAGGAGGCGGCCCTGCTCCCGGCCCCCGACACCCTGGACGACGCCGAGGCCGCAGCGCTGCACATCGGCTACCAGACCGGCTGGTTCGGCCTGCACCGGCGCGCGCACCTGCAGGCCGGTGAGACGCTGCTGGTGCACGCGGCCGCGGGCGGCGTCGGCAGCGCGGCGGTCCAGCTCGGCAAGGCCGCGGGTGCCACCGTCATCGGTGTCGTCGGCGGACCGGACAAGGCCGCGATCGCCCGTGAACTGGGCTGCGACCTCGTCATCGACCGCCGGAGCGAGGACATCGTCGCGGCGGTGAAGGAGGCCACGGGCGGACGTGGCGCCGACGTGGTCTACGACCCGGTCGGTGGTGACGCCTACGCCAAGTCGGTCAAGTGCATCGCCTTCGAAGGCCGTGTGGTCGTGGTGGGCTTCGCGAGCGGCACCATCCCCGCACCCGGCCTCAACCACGCCCTGGTGAAGAACTACTCGATCGCGGGGCTCCACTGGGGGCTCTACAACACCAAGGACCCCGCCGCCGTGCGCGCCTGCCACGACGAGCTCACCAAGCTCGCCGCGCAGGGCGTCATCAAGCCGCTGATCAGTGAGCGCGTGCCCATGGCCGACGCGGCGCGAGCCGTCCAGCGCGTCGCCGACGGGACCAGCACCGGCCGAATCGTCGTCCTGCCGTCAGGAGGCACCCGATGA
- a CDS encoding acyl-CoA dehydrogenase family protein, with amino-acid sequence MSTAIDAAQIRGLTQELLAAHPPATTGRADFLAARFDAGLAWVHYPVGLGGLDAPRSLQPVVDAELAAADAPDNDPRRIGIGLGMAAPTILGYGTEEQKARFLRPLWIGEEVWCQLFSEPGAGSDLAALGTRAVRDGDDWVVDGQKVWTSSAHVARWAILIARTDPDVPKHRGISYFICDMTDPGVEVRPLRQITGEAEFNEVFLTGVRIPDSRRLGPVGDGWKVAQTTLMNERVSIGGARIPREGGMIGTVAKTWREQPALRTHDLHQRLLTLWVEAEVARLTGERLRQQLVAGQPGPEGSGMKLAFARLNQEISGLEVELLGDEGLLYGDWTMRRPELVDFTGRDAGYRYLRSKGNSIEGGTSEVLLNIVAERVLGLPVEPRNDKDVAWKDLAR; translated from the coding sequence ATGAGCACCGCGATCGACGCGGCACAGATCCGCGGTCTCACCCAGGAGCTGCTGGCTGCCCACCCGCCGGCGACCACCGGACGCGCGGACTTCCTCGCGGCACGCTTCGACGCCGGTCTGGCCTGGGTGCACTACCCCGTCGGGCTCGGTGGACTGGACGCGCCGCGTTCCCTGCAGCCCGTCGTCGACGCCGAACTCGCCGCCGCCGACGCCCCCGACAACGATCCCCGCCGGATCGGAATCGGCCTCGGCATGGCCGCCCCGACGATCCTCGGCTACGGGACCGAGGAGCAGAAGGCGCGCTTCCTGCGGCCGCTGTGGATCGGCGAGGAGGTCTGGTGCCAGCTCTTCAGCGAGCCCGGAGCCGGGTCCGACCTCGCCGCGCTGGGTACGCGCGCGGTCAGGGACGGCGACGACTGGGTGGTCGACGGGCAGAAGGTCTGGACGTCCAGCGCCCACGTGGCCCGCTGGGCGATCCTGATCGCCCGTACCGACCCGGACGTCCCCAAGCACCGCGGCATCAGCTACTTCATCTGCGACATGACCGATCCCGGTGTCGAGGTGCGGCCGCTGCGCCAGATCACCGGTGAGGCGGAGTTCAACGAGGTCTTCCTCACCGGCGTGCGTATCCCCGACAGCAGGCGCCTCGGACCCGTCGGCGACGGCTGGAAGGTCGCCCAGACCACCCTGATGAACGAGCGCGTCTCGATCGGCGGAGCCCGCATCCCCCGCGAGGGCGGAATGATCGGCACCGTCGCGAAGACCTGGCGGGAACAGCCCGCCCTGCGCACCCACGACCTCCATCAGAGGCTGCTCACCCTGTGGGTCGAGGCCGAGGTCGCGAGGCTCACGGGCGAACGGCTGCGCCAGCAGCTCGTCGCCGGCCAGCCCGGCCCCGAAGGCTCCGGCATGAAGCTCGCGTTCGCCCGCCTCAACCAGGAGATCAGCGGGCTCGAGGTCGAACTCCTCGGTGACGAAGGCCTGCTGTACGGCGACTGGACCATGCGCCGCCCGGAGCTCGTCGACTTCACCGGACGCGACGCCGGCTACCGCTACCTGCGGTCCAAGGGCAACTCCATCGAGGGCGGGACGAGCGAGGTCCTGCTCAACATCGTCGCCGAGCGCGTCCTCGGTCTGCCCGTCGAGCCGCGTAACGACAAGGACGTCGCCTGGAAGGATCTTGCCCGATGA
- a CDS encoding acyl-CoA dehydrogenase family protein, with protein sequence MTAQTEAAQAPDLLYSEAEEDLRSAVRSLLADRADAPTVIAGIESDTPYDLRLWESLAAGIGAAGLLVPEKLGGQGATHREAAVVLEELGRSVAPAPFLTSAVVATEILLALGAQDGPAAELLGELASGRRTAVLALPFATPPADGAGAMTGTLERTVTGVAEAAAADVLLVPTAEGLYAVEAGADGVTVEPLVALDLTRPLATVTLAGATGTRLAEAGPAAEAVGRGLLAGAGLLASEQLGLAEWCLTETVRHTRERHQFNRPVGSFQSLKHRMAQLWLEVVSARAAARNAADALATGSPDAPLAVAVAQAYCSRVAVHAAEECVQLHGGIGMTWEHPAHLYLKRAKADSIAYGTAGRHRASVAGLVELPAP encoded by the coding sequence ATGACCGCACAGACCGAAGCCGCCCAGGCGCCCGACCTCCTCTACTCGGAGGCGGAGGAGGACCTGCGCTCCGCCGTGCGGTCCCTCCTCGCCGACCGGGCCGACGCGCCGACCGTGATCGCCGGGATCGAGTCCGACACGCCGTACGACCTGCGTCTCTGGGAATCGCTCGCCGCCGGGATCGGAGCAGCCGGGCTGCTGGTGCCGGAGAAGCTGGGCGGCCAGGGCGCCACCCACCGCGAGGCCGCGGTGGTCCTGGAGGAGCTCGGCCGCAGTGTCGCCCCGGCGCCGTTTCTGACGAGTGCGGTCGTCGCGACCGAGATCCTCCTCGCGCTGGGCGCCCAGGACGGTCCGGCCGCCGAACTCCTCGGCGAGCTGGCGTCGGGCCGAAGGACCGCGGTCCTGGCCCTTCCGTTCGCCACACCCCCCGCCGACGGAGCCGGGGCGATGACCGGCACCCTGGAGCGGACCGTGACCGGCGTCGCGGAGGCGGCGGCCGCCGACGTGCTGCTGGTGCCGACCGCCGAGGGCCTGTACGCGGTGGAGGCGGGTGCGGACGGTGTCACCGTCGAGCCGCTCGTCGCGCTCGACCTGACCCGGCCGCTCGCGACGGTCACCCTGGCCGGGGCCACCGGCACCCGGCTCGCCGAGGCGGGCCCCGCTGCCGAGGCAGTCGGCAGGGGACTGCTCGCCGGCGCCGGACTGCTCGCGTCCGAGCAGCTCGGACTGGCCGAATGGTGCCTGACCGAGACCGTCCGCCACACCCGCGAACGCCACCAGTTCAACCGGCCGGTGGGCTCCTTCCAGTCGCTCAAGCACCGGATGGCACAGCTCTGGCTGGAGGTCGTCTCCGCGCGCGCCGCCGCACGCAACGCCGCTGACGCGCTGGCGACCGGCAGCCCGGACGCCCCGCTCGCGGTGGCCGTGGCGCAGGCCTACTGCTCCCGGGTCGCGGTGCACGCGGCGGAGGAGTGCGTCCAGCTGCACGGTGGGATCGGCATGACCTGGGAGCATCCCGCGCATCTCTATCTGAAGCGGGCCAAGGCCGACTCGATCGCGTACGGCACCGCGGGACGGCACCGCGCGTCCGTCGCCGGGCTGGTGGAGCTCCCCGCTCCGTAG